From Canis lupus baileyi chromosome X, mCanLup2.hap1, whole genome shotgun sequence:
tgggctccacactaggtgtggagcctacttaaaaatgtgtgtgtgtgtgtatgtgtgtgtgtgtgagataagACAGAATTGTTTGCCAAAATATAggcagaagtttattttctttttttttttttaagattttatttatttattcatgagagacagagagagagagagagaggcagagacataggcagagggagaagcaggctccatgcagggagcccaatgtgggactcgatcccaggactctgggattgtgccctgagccaaaggcagatgctcaactgctgagccacccacgcgtccctgattttcttttcatcagaGTTTCCACATCAAAATACTCCCTTGGCCCAGCTTCCTGGAGCTCCAACAATATTCAAAAGATTTTCACATTGTCTGCTTCAGCCTTTGGGTGTACCCAGAGCCAGAAAACTTGCTCTTGCTCTTTGGCCGGTAGTTTTAAGTTAAGAGATTTGGGGACTTGTGTAAGAGAGAACCAGCCAGTAACAAGATTTCAAGAGTTAGCAAGAGTTGTAGGCTTGTTTGTGTTTCTCACTCCAATGACTGCCAAGTAGCAGGTGGTCAAACATCCCCTCAAACCCTGATAGCAACTACAGGCCACACTTGTGGGTTTTGTAGTTAACAAAGCCTTTCTGGAATTTTCCATTGGAACTACAAAATCTCCATTTACCCCATTGTTTGACTTTGAAACCTTTTTTTGCCTTTCTGTAGGTGATTAAGTGTCGTAACGAGATCATGCATTCTTCAGAGATGAAAGTGTCTTCTCTGTGGCTTCGAGATTTTCAGATGAAGATCCAAAATTTCCTGAATGAATTCAAGAATATCCCAGAGATTGTGGCAGCATACACTAGAATAGAACAGGTAAAAATCAGGTTTAACGGTTCTGGTATAAAGAACAAAAGTGGGAAAGGCAACTGCATTCACTCATTTAGAATTTGAAGTTTGTtagatttaaatgaaattttagaatgTAAGCAGGGGAAAGAAATGTTGATATGAAATCCAGAATTGTTCCAATGCTGAGAAGCTTTTCTCTGGTCACAGGATATTGCTAAAGTGGATCCAGTCAAAGATGTTTAGTTTTAAGTTCTTTGAGCAATCCAGTGAAACATCTTTCCCATTCCATCATTCATATATTTGTTCGGTAATCCAACAGCTGTTGACATCTGACTGGGCTGTTCACATCCCTGCAGAAGATCAGCGAGATGGCTGTGAATATGAAACAGGAGTTTACCTGAGTGAGAGCCaagtcaatgaaatagaaatggaattactaaAGGAAAAACTTCAAGAGATCTATCTTCAAGCACAAGAACAAGATGTGTTGCctgaagaggtaaaaaaaaaaaaaaaaaagcatcctatACTCTGTGTGAGTAAACAAATCAAAGAAAGGCGCCAGGGAGGAAGAGTCGCTCATTTTAACATACTGCCAGCTATGTTTCTGATTTAGAAATCAACCCATTGCCAGAAAGTTTTCTTTTGACACAGACTAGTATTACCTTTACAcaaatattttccctcagtcAGCGAACATTTGAGTTCCCAAAGTATGCACAGAATGGGACAACATGGTGAGGGCTACAACAAGATTCTGAACAAAAGGCTCTGGGGCTTCTCTGCAGGTCAGGGgggattacaaaaaaaaaaaaactttgctgaGAAGGTGCCATTGAACCAGGACTAGCGGAATCACACAAGAGTTTGGCAAACTAGCAAGAGCAGAGGgcatcctgggccgaaggagcAGCAGTTGCAGACGTATAAAAGAATAGCTTGGACCTGAGCAATGAGAAGGCAAGTGTAGGAGTGATGGTCAGATGGGAAGGCAGGTTAGCTTGAAGCCATATTTTAGAAGGTTTGCTGTGCTGTTGCAAGGGACTTGGGCCTTGTTCCTAAAAAGCAGTGGGGAGCAAACAGATGCTTtctttgtttgttggttggttgttttctttaaagattttatttatttgagagagaaagagagcaagcatgagtaggggggcaaaggcagagggagagggagaagcagaacccccgctgagcagggagtccaatgtggggctcgatcccaggaccctgtgatcatgacctgagctgaaagcagatgcttagctgactgagccacccaggcaccccccacccccacaagtaTTTTTAAGCAAGAAAGAGTAAACTGAATAGATCTAATGTGGCTTTTAGAAAGCTAACTCATGGTCATTGGGGGTTGGAGACAAGCGGGAGGTTGTCACAGCCATGTGAGAGTGGAAAAAAGATAGAAACTGGAGGTGCAGGGGAGGAGCTGGAATCTGGAGGCATTGCTGGGGCAGAGCTGATGGCTCTTAGTGGCTGCTTAGAGTATTTGGAGTGTGACATGGGACTGGAAGAAAGTGGAAAGGGAGGGTTTAAAGGTTTCCAGCTTAGGACAGTGCCGACTGATGATGGTCTTAAGTCCTGCTAGGGAATACAGGACAAATGAATCCTCTTTGTTAGATGCAAGGTataaaaaaagtggggggggggaggaacagTAGTAGAATTATATTCTAGTAAACTTCAGACAGATTCCAGTACTTACTGGATTAGAGTTCTAGATCACCAGGAGATCTTGGACAAATCATTTTACCTCTCCATTCTACCTTGTCCAAGGAAATTAGTTTGCTGGTAACCTCTTTAAACACAGGCGAAGTGTTTCTTTAATACAAAGTGTGTGTTTCATTCATTAAGCCCTGCTCCTCACTGCTCCATAGGCCTCTGTTAATCATTCTGACCTTGACCTAGATGCTTCATTCAACTTAGTGAGCTCTTTTAGCAGAGGGACTGAGAACCCCTGGTTTTTGGATGCTCCCACCCCAAGCACACCATAGGCATTGACAGCGATGAAGAAGATGGTTAAATCTTCTATTTTCTAAATCTGTGTGTTTTGTCatactttatttcaaaatatcattaGAACCAGTCTGGGTTTTGTTTCTGCTGCTTTTGTCAGAAACAGCCTAGAACAGGAGAAGACaaccagggatggggtgggggtggggtcagaCTTAAGGCCCCAGAGGCATCAGTAGCTCTGTCTTCTCTCCTCAGGGAGCTGtagttattttttcctgttaGTGTAAGAAACAGCAAAATATATCAGTAGCAGTGCACTCAAGCCAGGAGTCTATGTAAGTTAGGAGCTGGCAGGGAACCTGGCAGGGACCAGGTCCCCTGCTTTGCATGCGAGGCAGCAACCACCAGGAGCGTGCACTGACAGACACCAGGCCATGCAGCTGGGGAGTGAGGGCTGGCCCCGGGGGTCTCAAGGCTCTGTTTCTAGGCCTTTCCACATGTGGCCCTGCAGATCATATATCACCGAGGAGCTAGCAGCTATAAATTTTGAGCCctcattatctctgttttatagaCAGGAAATTAGGGTTAGTTGGCTTGTCCTCTGGGTCCCCAAAATCTCTAGGTAGACTTGATAAATTCTCATTCTTCATGCTTTCTGTTCAGTAGAGCATGACATGTCTCTTGATATTTTGATTGATCAAAATGGAAGTTAGGATAGATTGTGATGTTATCTCAAAGAAGTTGAAGGTTGGCTTTCCACAATATGTGAACTTACTGTCTTTTGAAGGTTCTGTACCATATATGGTCATCCGTGTTCTTTAGGGTTAGTTTCCACAAAGTCAGAGGATTTGACAAACCAGATTTCAGTGAATCTAGAATGCCATCGACTGTGAGACGCCATTAATCCAGTCACttctaagaaagaaacaaacaaaaaaaaaccactgccAATCTATTGTAAGACACTATCAACAGTAAGGTACCTTCTCATTTGAGATACTAAGATATGAAAAACCAGGCATCTAGGAATTTAGAAATACTGTGCTTGTATTAGGACCACAGGCTTTTCCAGTGACTGTTTCACAAGACCTGTTTCTGCTGTTCATTAAAACAGTATGGCTACTGTTGGAAAGCCAGGCTGAGAAAAAAATGGTTAATGGTGGTAATTTAGTGTGACAGTTTGCACCAACATATCATGGAGCATGGGATGGCCAGGGACCGTACAGCAGAGAGAGCTCATCatctccattctgttctgttcagTTGACAAGCCTCAGTGATATACAGCATTATAAAAAGGAGTTCCCATTAAAATACACTCTGCTTGTATAATTGTGATTGTAAAATGCATTCCGCTTCAGAGCCAAATGGGAGCAGCAGCTGCTCAGGCCCCTTGGGACATGTATGGAGTATGTCCACCATGAGCCCATCTGCAGCAGCAGCCAGTCACCACCCAAGACCTCTTCATGTGGACCTGCCAACCCATAGTGCTCTGTTTGTCTCCAGCAGGTTTAACAATTCAGCTAAAACATGTCAAGTGTAGTAAGTGGCTGAAAACATGTAAGGAATTTCCACATTCTTTAAAatcattactgattttttttaaagattttatttatttgagagagagctagagaaagagcacaagtaagagatcatgacatgaactgggacgcctgggtggctcagggctcagcatttgagcgtctgccttcggctcagggcatgatcccggagttccaggatcgagtcccacatcaggctccctgcggggagcctgcttctccctctgcctatgtctctgcctctctctctgtgtctctcatgaataagtaaataaaacctttaaattaaaaaaaaaaaagatcatgatgtgaaccaaaatcaagagtcagctacCCAGCTGAATGAGCTACCCGGTgcctcttatttttatatatgtatacaaacgtgcacatatatgtatgtgtatgtgtgtgtacatacacatatagagATAGATATATGGCTATTTCCTACATATatgagaggtttttttgtttgttttaagatttttatttatttactcatgagagacagagagagggaggcagagacataggcagagggagaagcaggccccccagggaacctgatgtgggactcaatcctgggactccgggatcatgccctgagccaaaggtaggcactcaaccactgagccacccaggcatccccaaatgtaggagattttattttattattatttttttttcaatgtaggagattttaaagcaaaaaagaacttttaaagttttccccatttttattgagatataattgacatgcagtattatataaatttatggtGACATGTAGCATGATGATTTGACTTGTATATTATATTATGAAATGACCACCATGGTAAGTTTAGTGAACATCCATCAGCTCATCTAGATACCAAACGAAATAAACTTTTCCTGGTGAGGTGAAtattaggatttactctcttaactgTCCTATGTATCACACAGCAGTGCGAGCTGTAGTCACCGTGTTGTACATTCCATCCCTAGTACTTACCTATCTTATAACTaaactttgtaccttttgatcacctTCTTCCtattccctctcctcccaccctctgcctcttGGAGCCACacatctgatctctttttctatgagtctgtttggggggcttttttttttaagattccacatataaatgagatcatatagcatttgtctttccctgacttctttcacttagcataatgtcctctaagTCCGtacatgttatcacaaatggtgggatttctttctttttgatgtctgagtaatatcTCTCTTTGTATACATGTACCacatcatcttcttttttttttttttttataccacatcttctttacccattcttctatcgatgaacacttaggttgtttccatgtcttaactattgtaaataatgcttcttaTGAACATAGGAGAGCAAATAATCTCTTCGATgtggtgttttcatttccttcagatgtGTTCCCAAAAGTAGAgctgctggatcatagggtaattctatttttcattttttgaggaacctccatactgttctccatacTGGCTACACTaatttatgttcccaccaacagttcacaagggctccctctcctccatatcctctccaacattcgttatctcttgtctttttgatgatagtcatTCTAGCAGGCATGTagtgagatctcattgtggttttcatttgcattaccCTAATGACAAGTGATGTCAggtaccttttcatgtacttgttggccaatcatacatcttctttggaaaaatgtttattcaggtcctttgtccATCTTTGTTCCTATTCAGGAAGTTTTTGGCTATTCAGTTGTacgggttctttatatattttggatattagcccttaaaagcaaaaaaatttgAGGAGACAAACAAACCCCCCATTGTGTGGCCCAGAGCCAGCTATTGGAAGACACAGGAGCAGAAGCCAGTCTTGGACCTAGTAAGTTTTTCCTCTGAATTATGAGCCTGCTATAAAGTGATCTAAGCCATGCACTGTATGGTTTCCTCTTGCAGATCTTAAATCAACTGGAAGTGGTGAAAGAATTTCTGAGAAACAATGAGGATCTTCGAAATGGTCTTATAGAAGATATTCAGAAACTAGACAGCCTCCATCTCCAGCATCAAAAACCAGATTCAGAGGAACCTGGGGCCCAGGCACCCAAAGAGAAGTCCTGAAGGGAGTTTCCACATATGATGTTAAGTAAGGACAGAATAACCTCAGCACTTTGATGCCTATTCTCTTACACAAGGCCATGATGAACACACAGTTTAGTCTAACCTGAAGTTTCCCTGTGTCCTTACTATTTGAAAGAAAGGGcactggacgcctgggtggctcagtggttgagcatctgcctttggctcagggcgtgatcccggagtcctgggatcaagtcctgcattgggctccccacagggagcctgcttcttcctttgcctatgtctctgcttctctctctctctctctctctctctctctgtgtgtctctcatgaacaaataaataaaatcttaaaaaaataaaaataaatgtttaaaaaaagaaagaaaagaaaagaaagggcactGAGCTTTGTGTGCTAATTGATGGTTCTCACATCTCTGAAGTGATTCAACATAATCTCCCTGTCAGCTTTGTTTATTAGGCCAATATACCTGAAGCCACTGGTCTAGTCTTAAGTAAATCAACTAACACAATCAAAAAGCATGTGAGCCCTCAAACGATGCCAGTAATGCCTAGTTCTTAGCAACTTGGTCGTTTCCATAAGAAAAGTTTGTTAAAATAACTGTCTGATGTTCCACGGTTTTcccttcaaagaaagaaaattaaatattttctctggttTCAGGTTGCCCTTTGACAGAAATCAGGTGTCTTATGTGAAGGTCAGCACAGTTTCGATCTCACCTGTTCTTTTCTGTGCAACAGGAAAAACTTACCAGAGTACCCCGCCCAAACAGAAAGGAACTTTTGTTGTCTTTTCCTGGACTTTCTTTGACTCtttgggaacatttttttttttaatattcatatggTTGGAAAAAATATCCATAAGGTTGGTGTTGTGTTATCTGTAACCGCCCCCCCAAAAATGTTAGATACTGCTGTGCCAACACATGCTGTCATCCAAGGGTTTTTTTActtcgtttgtttgttttgatttttggtttgGGGGTTTATTTTACTATTCAGAAGGTGAGATTCTTTTCCGGTCCTGAACTTAAAGCTGCTTTACACAGTAAAGTCCATGTTTGGCCAGGCCTGCATGAAGGGTCACATCGAGTTCTCTGCTCACTGGCACGCAAGCCCTTTCCCCACACCCCTTCCTGAGAGTCACGTTTCTGAGGATGCCCAAGGAGTGGGCTGTGATATAAATGTTGTGATATAAACCCTTCCTTTTTGgaagaaggcaagaaaacaaaTCACCTAAAAGGCCATTTCCCAGCCATTTCTAATTAGTATAGAACTACTGCTCCCCATTTCTGGTAGCCCCAGGGCAGTAGGGCAAGGAGGTGGGCCCAAGGCTGGTCAGGGGGTAGTGGAGAACACAGGGACTTGACTGACCAAAGCAGGCAGAGGGCCTGAGCCAGCATCACAGATGGGGACACCAGGGACAGCTGTGTGGTTGCTGGCTTGTTCCTGGTACTCCTGGGAAAAGTTAGCTCCTGTGGCAATCACAGCTCTTTCTGTTCCATTATATCTGGAACACCGAGCACAGGGCCTAGCCCTCATGTGCTCCATGATTATCTGTTGACTGAAGGATCCACCAACAATTTATCCTTACATGTGAGTGTTTGTTATACTGTTAACTAAGCCTGGTCCTTTGTTATGAGATTTAAGGATGAAATATCACCACTCTTAGGGAATTTCAAAGTTATCATTTTCTTTCCACAAAGTGACAAACTCATTTGTAACTTCTGTTGCTCTATTGTATCCACTTCTTTGTCGGTTTCCTAAACTGCAAAACCACCACCCAGTCGTATGCAGTGGTCCATGGGATCAGCCTCCCTATCCCCTATATCTGCTCCTTTTCAAAGCCAGTGCTACTTAGCTGGGCCATGTCACCTCTGGACCTTGGGGGAAGAATTGTCCCCTGCCCCGCTGCCTGGAGGAAGTGCTTCCACTCCAGGCCCAAAGGAAGCCATCCTTCTTTGCTTGCTCAGCTGCCCATCAAGGATGTAATCTATAGACAATGGGCAGAGGGTACgatatatttggtatatttttacaTTACAATGCATATATATAATGCTGTAAACTCTGGATGAATGCAAATATGCCTATAACTGTTTGGTCTTGAAtcatacattttctttgtccCTTCATTTCATACAGTTCCTTTAGAAGACGTCagtagtggggatccctgggtggcttaggggatccctgggtggcttagcagttgagcacctgccttcagcccagggcatgatcctggagtcctgggattgagtcccacgtcaggctccctgcatggagcctgcttctctctctctctctctctctctctctctctctctctgtctctcatgaataaataaataaaatctaaaaaaaaatgtcagtagtgAAGTAAGAATCTTCATCTCACAACTCTGCCCAAACTAAGAAATTTGCTAAAACTTTTCCTAGATGGACCTTACATCTAGAAGTTGGGATCAAATTAAATCCTGATTCACTAACCAAGTTAAGACCTGATTTCTAACTTGAGGGACTTGGGGTTATGAATACTTTCATTTCATACTCCTTGTATCCAGTTAGCTCTTACCTCTCTCTCCAACATCTATCAATTACCGGTCATGGCCAGGCACTGAAATGGATGCAGATGTGAGGGTTTATAAGGTGTGGGTGATGGTATACATGCCATCTCTGGATTTACTGTCTGTTCTGATAAAGATACTGCTCAGAAAACATCAGAGTGGCAACATTTAATTCCATTGAAATGGAAGAAAGGGAAGACGTGCCC
This genomic window contains:
- the CXHXorf38 gene encoding uncharacterized protein CXorf38 homolog isoform X3, with amino-acid sequence MVLSELAARLNCTEYKNWVKAGHCLLLLRGCLQGFVAREVLAFHRGLLAATPSLGPRAACRSGSRCSPRARQFQPQCQVCAEWKREILKHHTNRNGDVHWGNCQPRRWPVDAWEVAKVIKCRNEIMHSSEMKVSSLWLRDFQMKIQNFLNEFKNIPEIVAAYTRIEQLLTSDWAVHIPAEDQRDGCEYETGVYLSESQVNEIEMELLKEKLQEIYLQAQEQDVLPEEILNQLEVVKEFLRNNEDLRNGLIEDIQKLDSLHLQHQKPDSEEPGAQAPKEKS
- the CXHXorf38 gene encoding uncharacterized protein CXorf38 homolog isoform X1, which encodes MVLSELAARLNCTEYKNWVKAGHCLLLLRGCLQGFVAREVLAFHRGLLAATPSLGPRAACRSGSRCSPRARQFQPQCQVCAEWKREILKHHTNRNGDVHWGNCQPRRWPVDAWEVAKAFMPRGLTDKTGPEECDAVALLSLINSCDHFTVDRKKVTEVIKCRNEIMHSSEMKVSSLWLRDFQMKIQNFLNEFKNIPEIVAAYTRIEQLLTSDWAVHIPAEDQRDGCEYETGVYLSESQVNEIEMELLKEKLQEIYLQAQEQDVLPEEILNQLEVVKEFLRNNEDLRNGLIEDIQKLDSLHLQHQKPDSEEPGAQAPKEKS
- the CXHXorf38 gene encoding uncharacterized protein CXorf38 homolog isoform X2, which codes for MVLSELAARLNCTEYKNWVKAGHCLLLLRGCLQGFVAREFQPQCQVCAEWKREILKHHTNRNGDVHWGNCQPRRWPVDAWEVAKAFMPRGLTDKTGPEECDAVALLSLINSCDHFTVDRKKVTEVIKCRNEIMHSSEMKVSSLWLRDFQMKIQNFLNEFKNIPEIVAAYTRIEQLLTSDWAVHIPAEDQRDGCEYETGVYLSESQVNEIEMELLKEKLQEIYLQAQEQDVLPEEILNQLEVVKEFLRNNEDLRNGLIEDIQKLDSLHLQHQKPDSEEPGAQAPKEKS